GGCCTGATACCATTCCCGCTGGCGTATACGGTGCCAGTGAGGAAAACGCCGTTCCCAATGACTTTGCCAGTGCTCATCATCGCTGTCTCGCAGACCCGGCACCAGTACCATTGTTAGCTGCTGGCTCACGTCCGTCAGCCGCCGATCGATTTCTGTTGTCTGCACGCCCTTAACACTCCTGTCTGTTACCCAGCGACGTCATTTTATTCTGTCTGGTATATCAGCCACCGGTTACTTTAACAATCTGGCCTTACAGCTTTTTCCTTTGATTTTACCTTTCTGGAGCTGCTGCAACGCGCGTTTAGCGCTGGCTTTACGGATAGCGACATACGCATGCAGCGGAAACATATCAATCTTCCCCACTTCTGCTGCCGTTAATCCCGCATCGCCAGTTAATGCACCGAGGATATCGCCGGGACGGATTTTCGCTTTTCTGCCCCCATCAATACACAGCGTCATCATCTCAGGTTCCAGCGTAACCTCGCCGGTGCGGCCAAGGCTATCCACCGATGCCCATTTAATGCGCATACCGAGATAGTCTTCAATCAAATTAGCGCGGTTCATTTCCTGTGGCGTACACAGGCTAACGGCCAGACCCTGCATCCCCGCACGACCCGTTCTGCCAATTCGGTGAACGTGGACTTCAGGATCGAAAGCTAGCTCAAAATTCACGACCAGCTCCAGCTCTTTGATATCGAGACCGCGAGCAGCAACATCAGTTGCCACCAGCACACGACAGCTGCGGTTAGCAAAACGTACCAGAACCTGATCGCGATCGCGCTGTTCCAGATCGCCATGCAGCGCCAATACGCTAATCCCCCGCATGTCCAGCGCGTCAAACACGCTTTGGCAGTCGCGCTTGGTGTTACAGAACACCACACAGGAGGAAGGCTGATGATGACCCAGAATAGCAATCAACAGCAGCAGGCGCTGCTCTTTCGTCGTCTCATAGAAACGTTGTTCGATGGCCGACTCTTCCACATCATCTGCAACCTCGAAACGCTGCGGCTGACGCTGAACGCGCGCGCTGATCTGTTCGATCTCTTCCGGGTACGTGGCAGAGAATAGCAGGGTTTGACGATCGGACGGCGTATAGGAAATCACATCATCAATCGCGTCAGTGAACCCCATGTCCAGCATGCGATCGGCTTCATCCAGCACCAGCACTTTCAGGCTCTCCAGAGACAGTGACTGCTTACGTAAATGATCCTGAATACGCCCTGGCGTCCCGACGACAATATGTGGTGCGTGAACCAATGAATCGAGCTGCTGGCCCATCGGCTGACCGCCGCATAACGTAAGAATCTTAATGTTTTGCGCAAAACGAGCCAGACGACGCAGCTCTTTGCTGACTTGATCGGCCAGTTCACGCGTCGGGCACAACACCAGCGCCTGCGTGGTAAAGTCGCTTACGACAATACGATCCAACAGCCCGATGCCGAATGCCGCCGTTTTGCCGCTACCGGTTTTCGCCTTGGCACGCACGTCTGCACCACTCAGAACGGCTGGCAGCGTCGCCGCCTGAACAGGCGTCATTTCGGTATAGCCCAGTTCATTAAGATTGGATAACTGCTCTGCTGGCAGCGCGAGGGAAGAAAAAGAGGTTGTACTCACAGTGATTACTCTACCAAGGACGAGATAACGAAAGGTGACGCCGAGCCAAAGAGCGACGCAGATATGCCGCAATCATAGCAGAGTTCATCATCGTTGACCGATTTACCTCTCGTCCCCGCTAAAACAACGAGGCGAATCCTTTGTTCACCAGAAAATTCTGCCCTTCCGGCGATAAAAGATAGTTCGCCAGCAGCCGTGGCTCACGTCGGGCTGGCTTCATAATGGCCAGCATGTATTCGGCATCAATACGATAGGGATCGGGCAAGTGAACCACATGCAGGTCAGGTTGATTGAGAAGCAACGGTAGATAACTGGCATAGCTAATGTGCATATCGCTCTGCCCGCTCCGAATCAGGTAACTTCCCGCCGTCATGCCAGCCAGAATCGCCGTAATCTCCCCTTCCCGACAGCACAAATTCAACGGTGCAAAAAAGCCCTGTCCCTGGCGGTAGCCATACACCAGCCTTTCTGTCGATAACCTGATAGCAGACATGTTAGCGTCCTCTCTACTGCAACTGCGTCTTATATAACAGCACGGCAAAAAGTGGCGCGCCAAGTAGCGCCGTCAGAATGCCCAGCGGAATCTCGGCTTCACTGAGCGTGCGCGTCAGATCGTCCACCAGCACCATAAAGCCGCCCCCGCACACCAGGCTAATAACACGCGGGGTAGACGGACGCTCCACACCACTTGCCGTTCGATATCACCAAGCAGCGGTTTTTTTCCGAACAGCAGATCGTTGCCAGACAGCGGTTCGACAAGGATCTGGACAATGCGCCACGGGGATAAGCTAAAATGCCCTATCCCCAGTGAGCACACGGCAATCAGCAGTGTGGACACCACCACCGTTAGCAGCGTGATCCGGTAGGCGCGATAACTCATTGCGCTGCGGAGGCTTCCGCATGGTAGTCCATACGATAAAAGCGTTGATAATACGCATCGGCGGCTTTTTGCATATCAATATCGGCAAAACGTTCAGGGTACAGCTTTTTCGCCATCCACAGTTCGCCAATCGCCAATGCTTCTGGCATCCGGTAACCCCAGGCTTTGGCGTATTCCGGCATCAGATACACGCGATGTTGTTTCACCGCATCAATTGCCTGCCAGGCCGGATCGTTGACGATCTGTTTCACGACCTCCGGGTAGCGATCCTTGAAGAAAATCGGCTTTTTATCATTCAGCCACTGGGCACCCTCGCAGCAGTCTGGCACGCGTTCCGCGGCTGACGCCTTACTGCAATCTATGGACCTCGCTGTTGCCGCAGAGGAACTGGGCGCTGACGGCGCTTATTTCAGGGTGCACCACTTTGCCCGTCAGTTGGGTTCCCCCTTCCCGCTGCTGTCAGCGATTGGCGCGAAAACTAAAAGCATCGAAATTGGCACTGGCGTCATCGACATGCGCTACGAAAACCCACTCTACATGGCTGAAAACGCCAGCGCCGCCGATCTGATCGCTGGCGGACGCTTGCAGCTCGGCATCAGCCGTGGTTCGCCTGAGCAGGTGATCGATGGCTGGCGCTACTTTGGCTACCAGCCGACAGAAGGGGAATCGGAAGCGGACATGGCACGGCGTCACACCGAGATCCTGCTGGATGTACTACGTGGTGAAGGGTTTGCAAAACCGAACCCGCAGCCAATGTTCCCGAATCCACCGGGCCTTTTGCGTCTGGAGCCTTATTCTGATGGGCTACGTGAGCGCATCTGGTGGGGGGCTGGCTCGAATGCCACGGCAGTATGGGCAGCAAAACTGGATATGAACCTGCAAAGCTCCACGCTAAAAGACGATGAAACAGGCGAACCTTTTCATATCCAACAGGCACAGCAAATTCGCGCCTATCGGGCTGCCTGGGCTGAAGCTAGGCATACACGTACGCCACGCGTCTCCGTCAGCCGCAGTATTTTTGCACTGATGGATCATCGCGATCGCGCCTATTTTGGCGGGAGCAGTAACGATAGTGACAAAGTCGGTTTCCTGGACGAAAAAACGCGCGCGATCTTTGGGCGCAGCTATGCCGCCGAACCAGAAGCACTCATCCGGCAGTTAAAACAGGATGAAGCCATTGCCGAAGCGGATACGCTATTGCTCACGGTGCCGAACCAACTGGGCGTGGATTACAATGCGCATGTTATTGAAGCGATCCTGACACATATCGCCCCCGCAATGGGATGGAGAAAGTAGGTCTGCTGTCTGACGCATTAAGACCTGCCCAACAGGCGTCAAAAACCGAAGATAACGGCACCAAGAATCGGGGGAATTGAGGGCTATTTTCACGCCTATTCCCCCGTTTTTTTCAGGCTCTGAAAGGGCTCAACGCTTTTTAATGCTATTTTGAAAATATAGTTTCTGGACCTCTTGAATTCCCCCCCTCACTCGGCGTAGATTTAGCCCCGATCCCGTCATAACTGGTGTGATTCTGGTGATGACAACGGGAAAGATTACCCTTCGGTGACATAGCCGGCTGCGTAATAATTTCCTTCCATAATAAAACGCACAATCGGGATCGTTGCTGGCGTGGTTTCTGCTGGAGAATAAATCGGTGAAGTATTTTTTTATGGGTATCTCATTCTGTTTAGTCGTTTGGGTGAGTACCTTTATGCTGATGGTAGAATAACCTGTCATTTGCCCGACAAAGATTTATTCATTGAAGGGCACACACAGAGATAAAAAAGGCTGATGGTATTTATACCCTCAGCCTATTTTTATGGCCGTCATTCACCATTCAGTCAATGGTTCGGCATGACGCTTGCTCTTCTCTGGATCTTCCCCTGTCACCGTGACTAAAGTGATAGTGATGGACAGCTAAATATGAATGACTGAGCCAATATCATAGTTAAAGTATATTTTGCAGTAATTGAGCCTTCATACTGGCTTCAAAGGGAATAATATCAGCGGTAGCAATATTCAACTTCTGGAATGGATCCTGACTAAGGCGTTCTTCTAACGATTCAACACTGTCGCATTTTGCCAGTATGACTCCACCGTTTCGAGGGATTCTCCTTCCTGACGCGAGAAACACGCCATCTGAGTTAATGCCGATCGTTTAAGGATCGAGATACCGGGGGCTACCACGGTGCAAGGTATCCCTGCGGGAACCTCATCACCGTGTTTCCCCCTAAATCCATGTTTAAGTGAACAACATTACCATCTGAGTAACCTTTTTTAAGCCACTCAACATGAGCAGGAATTTGCGAATCAACCGCTTCCAAGGGTTTTATATACGTTAAAACCACTACATAAATGATACCCATTTTAAAGTCCTTATAGAAAGAAAGCGTTAAAATGGTATCACCGAGGGAGGTCGTGCTAAAGAACGTAGCCACTTCCCACCATAATCGAGAAAGCCACTGCCCTCTACAGATTGAACCCGTTCATCATCACGCTGAACACGCCACCTATTGCCAGCCAGGGGCCAAAGGCCAGCGGTTTAGCCGCATCTTCTTTACGCAATCCACGCCAAATAAGCGTCACGATCAGACCACTCAGCGCCGCCACCAAAACCAGATTCGGTAATGCCTGCCAGCCCAGCCAGGCTCCCAGTGCAGCCAGCAACTTAAAATCACCGTACCCCAGCGCGTCTTTGCCAGTGGCATATTTAAATACCCAGTAAAGTAGCCACAGGGACAAATAGCCCGCCATCGCACCGACCACGGCATCACGTAATGGAACAAATGTCTCCGACAGGTTAAACAATAGCCCTATCCACAAGAGCGACAGCGTAAGCACATCCGGCAGCAGCAGCGTTTTTATATCAATAACGGTCAGCACCACCAGAA
The genomic region above belongs to Pectobacterium colocasium and contains:
- the dbpA gene encoding ATP-dependent RNA helicase DbpA, encoding MSTTSFSSLALPAEQLSNLNELGYTEMTPVQAATLPAVLSGADVRAKAKTGSGKTAAFGIGLLDRIVVSDFTTQALVLCPTRELADQVSKELRRLARFAQNIKILTLCGGQPMGQQLDSLVHAPHIVVGTPGRIQDHLRKQSLSLESLKVLVLDEADRMLDMGFTDAIDDVISYTPSDRQTLLFSATYPEEIEQISARVQRQPQRFEVADDVEESAIEQRFYETTKEQRLLLLIAILGHHQPSSCVVFCNTKRDCQSVFDALDMRGISVLALHGDLEQRDRDQVLVRFANRSCRVLVATDVAARGLDIKELELVVNFELAFDPEVHVHRIGRTGRAGMQGLAVSLCTPQEMNRANLIEDYLGMRIKWASVDSLGRTGEVTLEPEMMTLCIDGGRKAKIRPGDILGALTGDAGLTAAEVGKIDMFPLHAYVAIRKASAKRALQQLQKGKIKGKSCKARLLK
- a CDS encoding substrate-binding domain-containing protein encodes the protein MSAIRLSTERLVYGYRQGQGFFAPLNLCCREGEITAILAGMTAGSYLIRSGQSDMHISYASYLPLLLNQPDLHVVHLPDPYRIDAEYMLAIMKPARREPRLLANYLLSPEGQNFLVNKGFASLF
- a CDS encoding iron chelate uptake ABC transporter family permease subunit yields the protein MVLVDDLTRTLSEAEIPLGILTALLGAPLFAVLLYKTQLQ
- a CDS encoding LLM class flavin-dependent oxidoreductase, whose amino-acid sequence is MKKIGFLSFSHWAPSQQSGTRSAADALLQSMDLAVAAEELGADGAYFRVHHFARQLGSPFPLLSAIGAKTKSIEIGTGVIDMRYENPLYMAENASAADLIAGGRLQLGISRGSPEQVIDGWRYFGYQPTEGESEADMARRHTEILLDVLRGEGFAKPNPQPMFPNPPGLLRLEPYSDGLRERIWWGAGSNATAVWAAKLDMNLQSSTLKDDETGEPFHIQQAQQIRAYRAAWAEARHTRTPRVSVSRSIFALMDHRDRAYFGGSSNDSDKVGFLDEKTRAIFGRSYAAEPEALIRQLKQDEAIAEADTLLLTVPNQLGVDYNAHVIEAILTHIAPAMGWRK
- the ypdK gene encoding membrane protein YpdK, producing the protein MKYFFMGISFCLVVWVSTFMLMVE
- a CDS encoding YciI family protein, giving the protein MGINSDGVFLASGRRIPRNGGVILAKCDSVESLEERLSQDPFQKLNIATADIIPFEASMKAQLLQNIL
- a CDS encoding prepilin peptidase, which translates into the protein MDDLREFAQVFPAWWYGALGVLGLIVGSFLNVVIYRLPIMLERRWRQDIELQTGVTDAGQATRYNLWWPPSSCPHCQQAIAVKDNIPLFSWLWLRGRSRCCYQPVSVQYPLVEAITMLAFLAAGLLWLPGMALCGALILLSFLVVLTVIDIKTLLLPDVLTLSLLWIGLLFNLSETFVPLRDAVVGAMAGYLSLWLLYWVFKYATGKDALGYGDFKLLAALGAWLGWQALPNLVLVAALSGLIVTLIWRGLRKEDAAKPLAFGPWLAIGGVFSVMMNGFNL